A single genomic interval of Nostoc commune NIES-4072 harbors:
- a CDS encoding 4a-hydroxytetrahydrobiopterin dehydratase, translating to MAQLLTEAEIQESAKFLSGWTVEGSKLKITRTFKDFIQAIEFVNKLVEPAESAGHHPDLEISYNKVKIALTTHDAGGLTQADFDLAQAISQIN from the coding sequence ATGGCACAACTACTGACTGAGGCAGAAATTCAAGAAAGTGCAAAGTTTCTGTCAGGTTGGACTGTTGAAGGCTCCAAGTTAAAGATTACCCGCACATTCAAGGATTTTATCCAAGCAATTGAGTTTGTTAATAAGCTGGTGGAGCCTGCGGAATCGGCAGGACATCATCCAGATTTAGAGATTTCCTACAATAAAGTGAAGATTGCACTCACAACACATGATGCAGGTGGACTGACACAGGCTGATTTTGATTTAGCGCAGGCGATTTCCCAAATTAACTAA
- a CDS encoding iron uptake porin — protein sequence MSSILWKSLVVSPAVLGATLLVSATAMAVPNKTTVVSPAAQPGVTEVTQQPEILAQTTIDQVNRYSNEGNQNNSQSQVTSVSQFSDVQPTDWAFQALQSLVERYGCIAGYPNATYRGNRALTRYEFAAGLNACLDRVNELIATATADLVTKQDLATLQRLQEEFSAELATLRGRVDSLEARTAELEANQFSTTTKLVGEAIFAVSDAFGGNTGDNNNTVFQDRVRLDLQTSFTGRDILHTRLSAGNASAFTQFDNANNPIGTAEGTQTYQVGIGNGNNSVRIDRLTYEVPIGPAQVYLAASGGRHSQYAAVNNPYFFDNTDGGNGALSTFASESPIYRIGGGAGIALNLPLGKGGGILGNSSITAGYLASQANIPGLQNGVNQGLTNGDYAALGQLNFSVGDRVALAATYVHGYSASGALFDSGTDGATGAFDVGTGQANFLGSAAGLATGTATPSSSNSYGVSAAFRPSDKLSISGFVSYHDVTGSGIGDDYQAWSYGLGVALPDFGKKGNVLGVFAGAEPYSFNRPGFGGNNDIPYHFEGFYKYRVSDNISVTPGVIWLTSPGQNSDNDDAIIGTLRTTFTF from the coding sequence ATGTCTAGTATATTGTGGAAATCCTTAGTGGTTAGCCCAGCAGTTTTGGGAGCAACATTGTTAGTTTCGGCAACAGCAATGGCGGTTCCAAACAAAACAACTGTTGTATCACCAGCCGCACAACCAGGTGTAACTGAAGTTACCCAACAGCCAGAAATATTGGCTCAGACAACCATTGATCAAGTTAATCGCTACAGCAACGAAGGCAACCAAAATAATTCTCAGTCTCAAGTAACATCGGTTTCTCAATTTTCCGATGTACAACCCACCGACTGGGCATTCCAAGCATTGCAGTCTTTGGTTGAGCGCTATGGTTGTATTGCAGGTTACCCAAATGCTACTTATCGCGGTAACCGTGCTTTGACCCGTTATGAATTTGCTGCTGGTTTGAACGCCTGTTTGGATCGGGTTAACGAATTAATTGCCACAGCAACAGCTGACTTAGTTACCAAACAAGATTTAGCTACTTTACAACGGTTACAAGAAGAATTTTCGGCAGAATTAGCAACTCTACGCGGCCGCGTAGATTCCTTAGAAGCGCGGACTGCTGAATTGGAAGCTAATCAGTTCTCTACTACCACCAAACTAGTTGGTGAAGCAATTTTTGCAGTTAGTGATGCGTTTGGTGGTAACACTGGTGACAACAACAACACCGTCTTCCAAGATCGGGTACGTTTAGACTTGCAAACCAGCTTCACTGGTAGAGACATTTTACATACACGTCTATCAGCCGGTAATGCATCAGCCTTTACACAATTTGACAACGCTAATAATCCGATCGGTACTGCTGAAGGGACACAAACATATCAAGTTGGCATAGGCAATGGCAACAACAGTGTCAGAATAGACCGCTTGACTTATGAAGTACCCATAGGGCCAGCCCAAGTTTACCTGGCAGCTAGTGGGGGACGACACAGCCAGTATGCTGCTGTCAACAACCCTTACTTTTTTGACAACACTGACGGCGGTAACGGCGCTTTATCTACCTTTGCTTCTGAAAGTCCCATCTATCGGATTGGTGGCGGTGCTGGTATAGCGCTCAATCTGCCCCTTGGTAAAGGTGGCGGTATTTTAGGAAATAGCTCAATCACTGCGGGTTACTTGGCATCACAAGCGAATATTCCTGGTCTTCAAAATGGTGTCAATCAAGGTCTGACCAACGGCGACTATGCAGCTCTTGGACAGTTGAACTTTAGTGTAGGCGATCGCGTGGCTTTAGCTGCTACCTATGTCCACGGATATAGCGCCAGTGGTGCTTTATTCGACTCTGGTACAGACGGAGCAACCGGAGCTTTTGATGTAGGTACTGGACAAGCAAACTTTTTAGGTAGTGCAGCAGGTCTTGCAACTGGTACAGCAACCCCATCCTCAAGTAACTCCTACGGTGTGTCGGCTGCGTTTAGACCAAGCGACAAATTGTCCATTAGTGGCTTCGTATCTTACCACGATGTCACAGGCTCTGGTATAGGTGATGATTATCAAGCTTGGAGCTATGGTCTTGGGGTAGCCTTACCTGATTTTGGTAAAAAGGGTAACGTTTTAGGTGTCTTTGCTGGTGCAGAACCCTATTCCTTTAACCGCCCAGGTTTTGGCGGTAATAACGATATACCATATCACTTTGAAGGCTTCTACAAGTATCGGGTGTCAGATAACATCTCTGTTACCCCTGGTGTAATCTGGTTGACCTCTCCTGGTCAAAATAGCGATAACGATGATGCAATTATCGGTACGCTCAGAACAACTTTCACCTTCTAA
- the cysK gene encoding cysteine synthase A, with the protein MRIARNITELVGRTPLVQLNRIPQTEGCIAQILVKLESMNPSASVKDRIGVSMINAAEEEGLITPGKTVLVEPTSGNTGIALAMAAAAKGYRLILTMPETMSAERRAMLRAYGAELELTPGMEGMSGAIGRAQQMVNTMPNTYMLQQFRNPANAKMHRETTAEEIWEDTDGQVDMIVAGVGTGGTITGVAEVIKARKPSFKAIAVEPSNSPVLSGGRPGPHKIQGIGAGFIPQVLKIKLIDEVITVTDEEAIAYSRRLAKEEGLLSGISSGAALCAAIRVAQRQENEGRLIVMIQPSFGERYLSTPLFQDLETRLAASIS; encoded by the coding sequence ATGCGAATTGCTCGTAACATTACAGAACTGGTTGGCCGTACACCCCTAGTGCAGTTGAACCGCATTCCCCAAACAGAAGGATGTATTGCACAAATTCTGGTGAAATTGGAAAGTATGAACCCATCGGCATCAGTCAAAGATCGGATTGGGGTGAGTATGATTAACGCCGCCGAAGAAGAGGGGCTGATTACTCCTGGGAAGACAGTATTGGTAGAACCTACTTCTGGAAACACAGGAATTGCTCTAGCAATGGCAGCCGCAGCTAAGGGTTATCGGTTAATTTTGACAATGCCAGAGACGATGAGTGCAGAGCGCCGGGCGATGTTGCGGGCCTATGGAGCAGAACTGGAACTAACGCCAGGGATGGAAGGCATGAGTGGGGCAATTGGGCGGGCGCAACAAATGGTTAATACGATGCCCAATACTTATATGTTGCAGCAATTCCGCAATCCAGCCAATGCAAAAATGCATCGGGAAACTACAGCAGAAGAAATTTGGGAAGATACCGATGGACAAGTAGATATGATCGTAGCAGGGGTGGGCACAGGTGGTACGATCACTGGTGTAGCAGAAGTGATTAAAGCACGCAAGCCTAGTTTTAAAGCGATCGCAGTTGAACCATCCAATAGCCCAGTTTTATCTGGGGGACGACCAGGGCCACATAAAATTCAAGGGATTGGGGCTGGGTTCATTCCCCAAGTTCTCAAGATAAAATTAATTGATGAAGTGATTACCGTCACCGATGAAGAAGCGATCGCTTATAGTCGGCGTTTGGCAAAAGAAGAAGGGCTATTATCTGGTATTTCCAGTGGAGCAGCTTTATGTGCGGCAATTCGCGTTGCCCAACGTCAAGAAAATGAGGGACGTTTAATTGTGATGATTCAGCCCAGCTTTGGTGAGAGGTATTTGAGTACACCGTTGTTCCAAGACCTGGAAACAAGGTTAGCCGCTAGCATCAGCTAA
- a CDS encoding J domain-containing protein, with protein sequence MVNSKHVSNHYETLKVSPSASLAEIKQAYRRLVKLFHPDSNQESADQEQIIRINAAYEVLGDNQNRRDYDQQLQDDSQKLNSDVYDGLGLRQQRTASAQKHYQTTRKTGRDVDEQVEEWLRQVYQPVNRLLCTILYSLEEQMEQLAADPFDDELLDEFQEYLKTCRDDLKQAQTTFRSLPNPPSLARTAAHLYYSLDQVGDGLDELGYFPLNYDERYLHTGHELFRIATRLHCEAQASVT encoded by the coding sequence ATGGTCAATTCTAAGCACGTTTCTAACCATTACGAAACTCTCAAAGTTAGTCCAAGTGCAAGCCTTGCGGAGATTAAGCAAGCCTATCGCCGCTTGGTTAAGTTATTTCATCCTGACAGCAATCAGGAAAGTGCCGATCAAGAGCAGATAATCCGCATCAATGCAGCTTATGAAGTCTTAGGCGACAACCAAAATCGCCGCGATTATGACCAACAACTGCAAGATGACTCTCAAAAATTAAATAGCGATGTCTACGACGGGCTAGGCCTACGCCAACAGCGTACAGCATCAGCGCAAAAGCATTACCAGACCACACGAAAAACTGGACGCGATGTTGACGAGCAAGTTGAGGAATGGCTGCGCCAAGTTTACCAACCAGTAAATCGCTTGCTTTGTACCATTCTTTATTCCTTAGAAGAACAAATGGAGCAATTAGCTGCTGATCCCTTTGATGATGAGTTGTTAGATGAATTTCAGGAATACTTAAAAACCTGTCGAGATGACCTCAAGCAGGCACAAACTACTTTTCGCTCTCTACCAAATCCCCCTAGTTTAGCAAGAACAGCCGCTCACCTTTACTACAGCCTCGATCAAGTAGGAGATGGACTCGATGAATTAGGCTATTTTCCTTTGAACTATGATGAGCGTTATTTACACACAGGTCATGAACTATTCCGCATAGCTACAAGATTACACTGTGAGGCACAAGCATCTGTTACATAG
- a CDS encoding 6-carboxytetrahydropterin synthase produces MQCIVNRRAQFSASHRYWLPELSEAENIEKFGACSRFPGHGHNYVLFISLTGELDEYGMVLNLSDVKHVIKREVTSQLDFSYLNDAWAEFQQTLPTTENIARIIWQRLAPHLPLVRVQLFEHPELWADYMGNAMEAYLTISTHFSAAHRLAHPNLSNEENTEIYGKCARPHGHGHNYHLEVTVKGEIDPRTGMLVDLGALNQVIDDYVVEPFDHTFLNKDIPYFAEVVPTAENIALYISNLLRSPIQELGAKLYKVKLIESPNNSCEIYCTESESNSVSATGNQPVLASV; encoded by the coding sequence ATGCAATGTATTGTTAACCGCCGCGCCCAGTTTTCGGCAAGTCATCGTTATTGGTTGCCAGAACTGAGTGAAGCTGAGAATATTGAGAAATTTGGTGCTTGCTCTAGATTTCCGGGACACGGACATAATTATGTCTTATTCATTTCCCTAACTGGGGAATTGGATGAATATGGCATGGTATTGAACTTGTCTGATGTGAAACACGTAATTAAACGGGAAGTTACCAGTCAATTGGACTTCTCTTATCTCAATGATGCGTGGGCAGAATTTCAACAAACTCTGCCCACCACTGAGAATATTGCACGGATTATTTGGCAGCGACTAGCACCACACTTGCCTTTAGTCCGTGTGCAGTTATTTGAACATCCTGAACTTTGGGCAGATTATATGGGAAACGCAATGGAAGCCTACCTCACCATCAGTACTCACTTTAGCGCCGCCCATCGGCTGGCTCATCCTAACCTCAGTAACGAAGAAAACACTGAGATTTATGGTAAATGCGCTCGTCCTCACGGTCACGGACACAACTATCATTTAGAAGTCACCGTGAAAGGGGAAATTGACCCACGTACTGGGATGCTTGTTGATTTAGGTGCTTTGAACCAAGTAATAGATGATTATGTGGTTGAGCCATTCGATCACACCTTTTTAAACAAAGACATTCCCTACTTTGCTGAAGTTGTTCCCACTGCTGAGAATATCGCACTTTACATTAGCAATTTACTGCGATCGCCTATTCAGGAATTGGGAGCTAAACTTTACAAAGTGAAACTGATTGAAAGTCCCAATAACTCCTGCGAAATCTACTGTACTGAATCTGAATCAAATTCAGTCAGCGCCACCGGGAATCAGCCAGTATTGGCAAGCGTTTAG
- a CDS encoding Uma2 family endonuclease codes for MQTTPVRWTTADLELFAGDRRNRYEIIDGELFVTKSPSWDHQSSCGNIVTVLNNWSNETGLGKAAIAPGIIFSDSDNVIPDVVWASHERLKNLLDEAGHLTGAPELVVEVLSPGEKNQKRDKETKLKLYSVQGVQEYWICDSIQKKVEVYRREQAALKLAATLFSQDELTSPLLPGFNCLVSKLF; via the coding sequence ATGCAAACAACTCCAGTGCGTTGGACGACTGCTGATCTAGAACTATTTGCTGGCGATCGCAGAAATCGCTATGAGATTATAGATGGAGAACTCTTTGTGACCAAATCACCTAGTTGGGATCATCAATCAAGTTGTGGCAATATTGTTACAGTTCTTAATAATTGGTCAAATGAAACTGGTTTAGGTAAAGCTGCGATCGCACCTGGAATTATTTTCTCAGATTCTGACAATGTGATACCTGATGTGGTATGGGCAAGTCATGAACGCTTAAAAAACTTACTAGATGAAGCTGGACATCTCACAGGCGCACCGGAGTTAGTTGTAGAGGTTTTATCCCCCGGCGAAAAAAACCAGAAACGTGACAAAGAAACAAAGCTAAAGCTGTACTCGGTGCAAGGTGTTCAAGAATATTGGATTTGCGATTCTATACAGAAGAAAGTTGAAGTTTATCGCCGTGAACAGGCTGCATTAAAGTTAGCAGCTACTTTATTTAGTCAAGATGAGTTAACAAGTCCTTTGCTACCTGGTTTCAACTGCTTAGTTAGTAAACTTTTTTAG
- a CDS encoding PrsW family intramembrane metalloprotease, whose amino-acid sequence MVDFSLMLWAAIPPLLLLGYYYWRVPFAPPLLKLLMFFIIGAISGILALSLEWIFEIVVNRVIHWHQIKLCLPTNRCASTLPGIALRQLVEVGPIEEGCKFVAVVVPTYYLQRKYRLFASTVFLFTIAVALGFTAEENWIYLFHDTASILDRIIGMPVHAMFSAPWGYALGIYISSNTRLNRDKKFIFRAWLNSVICHALVNVLSSAWRYSLPLSFLSYGLFPFLLWMFWRLEQLLRKVQGKAAITLISGHTSQHRYWQRSLVLFALVMGGNAIFGLFLLARILSPLSPSKLFDADILWFIISRFSLNFFFGVLAWVIYRYLRHSARRRYF is encoded by the coding sequence GTGGTTGATTTTTCTTTAATGCTTTGGGCAGCAATACCACCTTTGTTGCTGCTAGGCTACTACTACTGGCGAGTGCCATTTGCCCCACCTTTGTTAAAGTTGCTGATGTTTTTTATCATCGGCGCAATCTCTGGTATCTTAGCCCTTAGCCTCGAATGGATTTTTGAAATTGTAGTCAACAGGGTTATACACTGGCATCAGATTAAGCTATGTCTGCCGACAAATCGGTGCGCGTCTACGCTTCCTGGAATAGCGTTGCGGCAGCTTGTAGAAGTAGGCCCAATTGAAGAAGGCTGCAAGTTTGTAGCGGTTGTTGTCCCAACCTACTATCTGCAACGCAAGTATCGATTATTTGCATCTACCGTTTTCCTCTTCACCATAGCCGTTGCCCTTGGATTCACTGCCGAAGAGAATTGGATTTACCTTTTCCACGATACAGCATCAATCCTAGACCGTATAATTGGTATGCCAGTCCACGCCATGTTCTCTGCACCTTGGGGATATGCTTTAGGAATCTATATTTCCTCCAACACTCGCTTAAATCGAGACAAAAAGTTCATTTTTAGGGCTTGGCTAAATTCTGTAATCTGCCATGCCCTAGTTAATGTCTTATCAAGTGCTTGGCGTTACTCACTACCTTTAAGTTTCCTGAGTTATGGTTTATTCCCATTTCTCTTGTGGATGTTTTGGCGACTAGAACAATTACTGCGAAAAGTGCAAGGCAAAGCCGCCATTACCCTGATTTCAGGCCATACATCCCAACACCGTTACTGGCAGAGGAGTTTAGTGCTGTTTGCCCTCGTAATGGGTGGAAATGCTATTTTTGGGCTGTTTCTTTTAGCCAGGATTCTTAGTCCCTTGAGTCCGTCGAAGCTTTTTGATGCTGATATTTTGTGGTTTATAATTAGTCGCTTTTCACTAAATTTCTTTTTCGGAGTTTTAGCTTGGGTCATTTATCGCTATTTGCGACATTCCGCTCGTCGTCGGTATTTTTAA
- a CDS encoding class I SAM-dependent methyltransferase — protein MTVAVNTNPGFASRLVNGVLAIKPLADLAKHQARQMMIKRAERIGVPWTQEVETLQARDWKADLAQVENPQLSYPEYYLRSFHAYEGGNLSWKAACELEVAARTVHAGIWQDAGAEGDAKLRQSYHDILKVQIPNQPQDILDVACGVGLSTFTMQEIYPHAKITGLDLSPYFLAVANYRAGQRQAKINWLHAQAESTGLADASFDLVSIFLMCHELPQSATRQILAEMRRLLRPGGYLAIMDMNPKSEVYKKMPAYILTLLKSTEPYLDEYFALNIEQAIVEAGFQTPTITNNTHRHRTAIAQVSG, from the coding sequence ATGACCGTTGCTGTAAACACTAATCCTGGTTTCGCTTCCCGTTTGGTAAATGGCGTACTGGCAATCAAACCTTTAGCCGACCTAGCCAAACATCAAGCTAGACAAATGATGATTAAACGTGCCGAAAGAATTGGCGTACCTTGGACGCAGGAAGTCGAAACACTACAAGCGCGTGATTGGAAGGCTGATCTAGCTCAAGTAGAAAATCCTCAGCTTTCCTACCCAGAATACTATTTGCGGTCATTCCATGCCTATGAAGGTGGAAACCTAAGTTGGAAAGCCGCTTGTGAGCTAGAAGTTGCTGCCCGTACTGTCCATGCTGGAATTTGGCAAGATGCTGGAGCAGAAGGAGATGCTAAACTCCGCCAAAGTTACCACGATATCCTCAAAGTGCAAATCCCCAATCAACCCCAAGACATCCTCGATGTAGCTTGTGGTGTGGGTTTGAGTACATTTACCATGCAAGAAATTTATCCCCATGCCAAAATTACAGGCTTGGACTTATCTCCCTACTTCTTAGCCGTTGCCAATTACCGTGCTGGGCAACGTCAAGCTAAAATAAACTGGCTTCATGCCCAAGCGGAATCTACCGGGCTAGCTGACGCCTCTTTTGATTTAGTTTCCATTTTCCTAATGTGCCACGAATTACCACAATCGGCAACCCGACAGATTTTAGCTGAAATGCGGCGCTTGCTGCGTCCGGGTGGCTACTTGGCAATCATGGATATGAATCCAAAATCTGAAGTTTACAAAAAAATGCCAGCCTACATTTTGACTTTGCTCAAAAGTACAGAACCGTATTTAGATGAATATTTCGCTTTGAACATTGAGCAAGCTATTGTTGAGGCGGGTTTCCAAACTCCCACTATCACTAACAATACACACCGTCACCGCACAGCGATCGCTCAGGTGAGTGGTTGA